The genomic interval AAGCAAGGTACGCAACCGCGACGTGGCAGAGGCAGCAGCCATTCTGATCGAGTACAATCCTTTAGCAGCGGTCACCGGGCGCGTCTGCCCGGTCTTTTGCGAACCTGAATGCAATCGGGGCCGCTTCGATGAATCAGTGGCGATCCAATGCATCGAGCGGGGGGTGGGTGACTATCTCCTGGATCATGTGAGCACATACTTCAGAGCGCCTGAACGCGGAACAGGCAAGAAGATAGCTATCGTAGGTTCAGGGCCGGCCGGGCTGGCTGCAGCCTACTATTTGCGGAGATCAGGTCACGAAGTGAGAGTCTACGAAAGATCAGGTGAGGCAGGTGGCATGCTCCGCTACAGCATCCCAGCCTATCGTCTGCCAAAAAAAGTGGTCAGCACGTATCTCGATGCACTCAAGGGAATGGGTATCATCTTCGAGCTGGGCATAGAAATCGGCACAGCAATAAGCCTCGCCGATCTCGAGAAGAACCATGATGCGGTCCTGCTCGCACAGGGTACATGGAAAAGCCTGAAGCTCAATGTGCCGGGAGAGGGATCTGAAGGTGTGCATTACGCTCTTGATTACCTCGCTGCAATAAACAGCGGGCAGAAGGTTGCACTCGGCCGTAGGGTTGTGGTGGTTGGCGGCGGGAGCGTTGCCATGGACGCCGCAAGAACAGCAAAAAGGCTCGGAGCGCCGGAAGTTCATGTCGTCTGCCTTGAATGCCGCGAACTCAATTCAAAGGACAGCATGCTCGCACAGGAACAGGAGATCATCGAGGCAGAGGAAGAAGGGGTGATCATCCATCCTTCTCTCGGAGTGCAGTCGATACTAGCCGAGAACGGCCGCGTGAAGAGCATCGAGAGCGTGACGTGTATCTCAGTACGGGAGCCTGACGGCTCGTTCAATCCCCAATTCGATGCCGCATGCGCGGCACTCACGTTTGACGTGGACAGTATCATCGTTGCTATCGGCCAGACAGCCGAAGTCTCTCTCGGCGAAGCGTCAACGTCCGGGCGCGTCTTTACCGCAGGCGACATGGTAACCGGCCCCTCCACGGTGATCCAAGCAGTGGCCTCTGCCCGCGAGGCAGTCAGCAGCATTGAAGCAGTCCTCATCGGACAAGACTCACGGAGCCCTGCGGAATCTGCAACGGAAAGCTTTTTTACCGATTCCCTGTTTGTCGAGACGCCCCGCGTCCGCATTCACATTCGTCCCGCACCTGAAAGGACACGCGATATCGACGTCGAGGATGTTTCCGGGCTTGACCTCGAGGATGTCGAGAAGGAGGCCAACCGCTGCTTCAACTGCGGGTGCCTGGCAGTGAACCCGTCCGACGTGGGTGTGGCACTTGTCGCACTGAACGCAACCGTGGTCACAACCAAGCGAAAGATGAAGGCTGACCGTTTCTTCACCGCGAGCGCAACCTGTTCCACCGTGCTGGAGCCTGGCGAAATAATAAAAGAGGTCTTTATCCCGAAGCCGCCTGACGGCACCCGCCAGAGCTATAGCAAATTCACGTTGAGAACACCGATCGATTTTGCTGTCGTAAGCGTTGCATCAATACTCAATGTGAGGAACGGCGTCTGCGCCGATGCACGCATCGTATTGGGTGGGGTCGCTCCTGAGCCTCTGAGGGCGCGCGCCAGTGAAGAGTTGATAAAGGGTAAGGCGCTCAGCGAGAAGGTTGCTGCCGAGGCCGGCAAGGCAGCAGTGCGTTCTGCTGTACCTCTTGCGATGAACGACTATAAGATCGAGATTACAAGAACACTGGTGAAGAGAGCGATATTCCCAGAACAATAAGGGCACCCCTCCTGCTGATGAACCTGGGCGTCGCAGTCTCTCACGGTGAGATCCTGGACCGTACGATGCTGACTGCATCCCTGGTCATCACCACTTCACGATGTTGGTTGAGCACTTCGACGGATGCACGGACAACGCCACGGTCCGGCTTTGATTCCGACCGTCGTGCCTCACAAATCTCTACGCGAAGCGTCAGCTCGTCACCGGGCCTGACAGGTTTGAGCCAACTTACCTCTCCGGCCGTGGGTGAACCCATGGACGCGACGCTTGACACATAATGATCCACAAGGAGACGCATGGCCAAAGCCGCGGTGAACCAGCCGCTGGCAATAAGGCCTCCGAACGCAGTCTTTCGCGCTGCCACCGAGTCTACATGAAAGGCTTGCGGATCGTACCGCTTCGCGAACTCGATCATCTCCTCTTCTTCCGCCCTGATCGATCCGAATTCGTACACGGAACCGGGAATATAATCCTCGAAATAGCGGTCGCTGGCGGGCTTGCCAAACGTGGTATTCATATCACATCCTCTTCTTCTCCAGGCTGACAGGCTGAAACAGCCCGCGCAGATTGTAACAAGCCAAGAATTGATCTTCTACAGAATTCGCGTGACCGCGTCACTCCAGGGCCAGTTTTGCTTCAACTGGATAGATGCAGTGGTGGGCATAAGGAGGAATCGTCCCGCGTCTATGCCGTCTCAGTAGCAGCAGAATGCCCACGGCGAGGCCCAACCCGGTTGATGGTTCTGCTACCTGAGCGGGTTGCCCCGTTGCGTACGCGGGAAATGATGATGGTTGAGCAGTCTGCGCGGGCGACGCAGGTTCAAAATTGGCCGGCTTCTGGTCCAGCGTGTCAAGGTACCAGAAGTCAAACCCCCGCCATTCCAGACTACCATCAGGAGATACGAGCCACAGTTCAAGCCCCGTTCCGGCATCTTCAGAATTGGTCACATACACGCCACTCAAGGAGCCGTCCGCGTTCAGTTGATATCCCCACAACGTGACTGAATGACCGATCTGTGTTTGGTCATTCCAGAGCGCCAGCACTACTCCGCGCTGCTCGTTGATAGCTCTTTCCATCGCGGGTATCGACCAACCCTGCATGTAGGAATAGTACTGAGGCAGAATAGAGGCTGTTACGCCTGGTATTTCATTGTTGAAATACCAGTACATTCCCTGATAGGGCGCATTTGGAACACTGCCGTACGCGGAGTAAAACTGGTTGAAGATCTGCTGAGATGACAGCCCCGCAGGAGCCCAGCCCGTCCACGCCAAAACATTGGAATCTGCAGCAGCCCAGCAATCAACAGTTGCGCCCTGGTAGTCGGTGACCCATATGCGATCAGACGAAAAATTGAAAACAGAAGTCTGGGTAGGCGAAGTCGACGGACTCGAACTCTGGGGCGGAAGAAGATCCCAGCGGCCGTCGCCGTGACCTCCGCCTCCACCAAGGGCGTAAACTGAAGCTGCCGGGAAAAGCATCAACACAAGCAGGACCACGAGTTTTTTCATGTCATCACCCCTCGTCTCGCACCTGCATGCTCTTGCGAGGCCGTTCGGAAACCGTAAGGTATACGAGCCTTCGACTAGTCCGTCCCGATCCTCCAGACCCGCCACTGCCTTCTATCTTCTAACGCAAGAAACTCCAGAGCTATGTCAAGGTGCTGCGTCACCCTGCTTTTTCCACACAGCCCCGGATTCCACGCGTGTAAAGCCTGCCTACCGATTCATAGAGAATATACTTCGTCAGCAGGATCGGTATACGTAGTTCCTTGGCAAGCTCGATAGTATCCGGCAGCGGGCGCTTGCCGCGCACTATGATGACTGCCACGATATCAAGCACATGACATGTCCTGATGACATGTGTATTGGTCAGACCGGTCAGCAAAAGGCTCGCCGATTGGGCAAACGCGAGAGCGTCACTCATCAAATCTGCGCTCGCCCCGTTCTCAACCTCCCTATCCAGCTGATCCTCGCCAACAATAACTTCGGCATCGAGAATTTTTCTCACTTCGCGTAACGTCACTGTGCAATCCCTCTCCTAAAGCATATAATGAGAACGCCAAGTTATCAAGCTTTCCGATAAAAATAGTGACTGCGTCCTGTATACACTCTTT from Syntrophorhabdales bacterium carries:
- a CDS encoding FAD binding domain-containing protein, with product MKPFKHHNARSIREAASFLSEYGGKAKINAGGTDLLAAMRDKCLPDYPEAVINIKTIDGLNYIRRTAKGLTVGALTKLADVAASPEIRDEYSLLAEAAYSVASPHVRNMATLGGNLAQDVRCWYYRYPAQIGGPIVCLRKGGNLCSALPGDNRHHSLFGAAPLEKYPCSSYCPVQTNIPAYISKVRNRDVAEAAAILIEYNPLAAVTGRVCPVFCEPECNRGRFDESVAIQCIERGVGDYLLDHVSTYFRAPERGTGKKIAIVGSGPAGLAAAYYLRRSGHEVRVYERSGEAGGMLRYSIPAYRLPKKVVSTYLDALKGMGIIFELGIEIGTAISLADLEKNHDAVLLAQGTWKSLKLNVPGEGSEGVHYALDYLAAINSGQKVALGRRVVVVGGGSVAMDAARTAKRLGAPEVHVVCLECRELNSKDSMLAQEQEIIEAEEEGVIIHPSLGVQSILAENGRVKSIESVTCISVREPDGSFNPQFDAACAALTFDVDSIIVAIGQTAEVSLGEASTSGRVFTAGDMVTGPSTVIQAVASAREAVSSIEAVLIGQDSRSPAESATESFFTDSLFVETPRVRIHIRPAPERTRDIDVEDVSGLDLEDVEKEANRCFNCGCLAVNPSDVGVALVALNATVVTTKRKMKADRFFTASATCSTVLEPGEIIKEVFIPKPPDGTRQSYSKFTLRTPIDFAVVSVASILNVRNGVCADARIVLGGVAPEPLRARASEELIKGKALSEKVAAEAGKAAVRSAVPLAMNDYKIEITRTLVKRAIFPEQ
- a CDS encoding MaoC family dehydratase; protein product: MNTTFGKPASDRYFEDYIPGSVYEFGSIRAEEEEMIEFAKRYDPQAFHVDSVAARKTAFGGLIASGWFTAALAMRLLVDHYVSSVASMGSPTAGEVSWLKPVRPGDELTLRVEICEARRSESKPDRGVVRASVEVLNQHREVVMTRDAVSIVRSRISP
- a CDS encoding DRTGG domain-containing protein → MTLREVRKILDAEVIVGEDQLDREVENGASADLMSDALAFAQSASLLLTGLTNTHVIRTCHVLDIVAVIIVRGKRPLPDTIELAKELRIPILLTKYILYESVGRLYTRGIRGCVEKAG